In Electrophorus electricus isolate fEleEle1 chromosome 14, fEleEle1.pri, whole genome shotgun sequence, a single window of DNA contains:
- the lrrc59 gene encoding leucine-rich repeat-containing protein 59 produces MSKIKVENLRDKIEGNELDLSLCNLTDVPVKDLAAVPKATVLDLSCNNLTILPPEFCTLTHLVKVDLSKNQLISLPEDVGRLSNLQHLDLYNNKLTSLPVSFSYLKNLRWLDLKDNPLEVTLAKAAGDCLDEKQCKQCATRVLQHMKALKEESDRERERQLLKEREQEKKREAKQREREAREKEALKKKKAEEKERKRKEYQAQVAAQAAQEQQKKKKEEKKKKASQNHDKKKALPSVPQAKRSACSRLFSLLLRLLLLLVIGAVGAIVACQLTELSKESLCAPINLYAHEALSWARDLEVVQHVIQKISDFRA; encoded by the exons ATGAGTAAAATTAAAGTTGAGAACCTTCGCGACAAGATTGAAGGGAATGAATTGGATCTTAGTCTATGCAACCTTACAGATGTACCGGTCAAGGATCTT GCAGCAGTTCCGAAAGCAACTGTTTTGGACCTCTCCTGTAATAATCTCACAATTCTTCCA CCTGAATTCTGTACCTTGACTCATCTGGTGAAAGTTGACCTGAGCAAAAATCAGCTAATCAGTCTACCAGAGGACGTAGGGCGGCTCAGCAACCTACAGCATCTGGATCTGTATAACAACAAGCTGACATCACTGCCTGTCAGTTTCTCATACCTTAAG AATCTCAGATGGCTGGATCTCAAAGACAACCCCCTGGAAGTGACACTGGCCAAGGCTGCAGGAGACTGTCTGGATGAAAAGCAGTGTAAACAGTGCGCAACAAGG GTTCTCCAGCACATGAAAGCTCTGAAAGAAGAATCAGACCGGGAACGAGAACGACAGCTGCTGAAGGAGAGAG AACAGGAAAAGAAGAGGGAAGCtaagcagagggagagggaggccCGGGAAAAAGAAgccctgaaaaagaaaaaggcagaagaaaaagagaggaagaggaaggaataCCAAGCGCAGGTGGCTGCTCAGGCTGCACAGGAgcaacagaagaagaagaaagaagagaagaaaaagaaggccAGTCAAAACCACG ATAAAAAGAAGGCCTTGCCAAGTGTGCCTCAGGCCAAGCGCTCCGCGTGCTCTCgcctcttctctctgctcctcaggcTCCTGCTTCTGCTTGTCATCGGAGCTGTAGGAGCAATAGTGGCTTGTCAGCTGACTGAGCTGAGTAAAGAATCATTGTGTGCTCCCATTAATCTGTACGCTCATGAAGCGCTGAGCTGGGCCCGAGACCTGGAGGTCGTGCAGCACGTCATTCAGAAAATCTCTGACTTCCGAGCATGA
- the nat9 gene encoding N-acetyltransferase 9, which produces MRINEDTLLEGKNVVLVPYNADHVPRYHQWMASPELQKLTASEPLTLEQEYDMQRSWREDDDKCTFIILDKQRWADPNVPEEGCMVGDVNIFLTDPSDPSLGELEIMIAEPSYRGKGLGKEVTHMMMCYGIHKLGIRKFEVKIGLGNKISIAMFKKLHFNELFVSEVFQEVTLGLTVDEALRDDLLDNMDFMQEREYGKVRDCRNGAKPSIST; this is translated from the exons ATGAGAATAAATGAAGACACTTTACTGGAAGGGAAGAATGTTGTTTTGGTACCGTACAACGCTGACCATGTTCCTAG ATATCACCAATGGATGGCTTCCCCGGAACTACAGAAGCTGACCGCATCTGAGCCTTTGACGCTAGAGCAGGAATATGACATGCAGAGAAGCTGGAGAGAAGACGATGACA AATGCACGTTTATCATATTGGACAAGCAACGATGGGCCGATCCGAATGTTCCAGAGGAAGGGTGCATGGTAGGAGACGTCAACATCTTCTTGACGGACCCCAGTGACCCTTCTCTGGGAGAGTTGGAGATCATGATTGCAG AGCCCAGCTACAGAGGCAAAGGACTTGGCAAAGAAGTGACACACATGATGATGTGTTATG GAATTCATAAACTTGGAATCAGGAAATTTGAAGTGAAGATTGGTTTAGGAAACAAAATCAGCATAGCAATGTTCAAGAAATTGCACTTTAATGAG CTCTTTGTCAGTGAGGTATTTCAGGAAGTCACTCTGGGACTGACGGTAGATGAGGCATTACGAGATGATCTGCTGGACAATATGGACTTCATGCAGGAGAGGGAGTATGGAAAAGTGCGGGACTGTAGGAATGGGGCAAAACCTTCTATAAGCACATAA